The following proteins are encoded in a genomic region of Thermodesulfobacteriota bacterium:
- a CDS encoding DNA polymerase, producing MDQHSDKTLDFLFLDMNSYFASVEQQLRPELRGLPTVVVPVMADTTCCIAASYEAKRFGIKTGTRVGAAKRLCRDLNVVEARPTLYIDCHNKIVSAVRKVLPIDSVHSIDEMSCVLTGRHRRYDNAVSLGHKVKESIKENAGEYLRCSVGIAPNRFIAKVASGMQKPDGFTVITKDDLPSALYGLSLGDLPGIGSRMQVRLQKHGIHNVEDLYSLSGDRFLDIWRNIGGKRLSLLLAGEEVPVKETQRKTVGHSHVMAPDMRTEEKVRAVFIRLIHKAAFRLRRLKYLAGRITIKVKYFDAQNSWKKTLKIGKRHDTQSMIYAFSEIWKHRPTGLTPLSAAIVLSELTPIGETSYSLFSNEFKKDKLALAVDKINERYGMNSIYFGSMHEASESAPLRISFTSIPDVVSEGSKAERATLSITK from the coding sequence ATGGATCAGCACTCAGATAAAACTCTTGATTTTCTTTTTCTCGATATGAACTCATATTTTGCCTCAGTGGAGCAGCAGCTGCGCCCTGAGCTAAGGGGACTTCCTACGGTTGTAGTTCCTGTGATGGCCGATACTACGTGCTGTATTGCCGCAAGCTACGAGGCCAAGAGGTTTGGAATAAAGACCGGCACCCGTGTTGGTGCTGCAAAAAGGCTCTGCCGCGATCTAAATGTTGTAGAGGCAAGGCCAACTCTATACATCGATTGCCATAACAAAATAGTAAGTGCTGTAAGAAAAGTTTTGCCTATAGACAGCGTTCACTCAATTGATGAGATGTCGTGTGTTCTTACGGGAAGACATAGGCGCTATGACAATGCGGTTTCTCTAGGTCATAAAGTAAAGGAATCCATCAAAGAGAATGCAGGGGAGTATCTTCGCTGCTCGGTCGGTATAGCTCCCAACCGCTTTATAGCAAAAGTTGCAAGCGGGATGCAAAAGCCAGACGGTTTTACTGTTATAACAAAAGACGATCTGCCAAGCGCCCTTTATGGGCTATCTCTTGGGGATCTGCCAGGAATAGGAAGCAGGATGCAGGTCCGTCTTCAAAAGCACGGTATCCACAACGTAGAGGATCTTTATTCCTTATCAGGGGATAGGTTCTTGGATATTTGGCGTAATATAGGGGGAAAGCGTCTTAGCCTTCTATTGGCCGGCGAAGAAGTGCCGGTTAAAGAGACTCAGAGAAAAACTGTTGGTCACTCCCATGTGATGGCGCCTGATATGAGAACTGAAGAGAAGGTGCGGGCTGTATTTATTAGGCTCATACATAAAGCCGCTTTTAGGCTTAGGAGGCTTAAGTACCTGGCCGGAAGGATAACGATTAAGGTGAAATATTTTGATGCTCAAAATAGCTGGAAAAAAACTCTTAAAATAGGAAAGCGCCACGACACCCAGAGCATGATTTATGCTTTTTCAGAGATTTGGAAACACCGGCCCACAGGGCTTACCCCTCTTAGCGCTGCCATTGTTTTATCTGAACTTACCCCGATAGGCGAGACAAGCTACTCTCTTTTCTCAAATGAGTTTAAAAAGGATAAGCTGGCTCTGGCAGTGGATAAAATTAACGAGCGCTACGGTATGAACAGCATATATTTCGGCTCAATGCACGAGGCATCAGAGTCGGCCCCTCTTCGCATATCCTTTACCTCCATTCCAGATGTTGTATCTGAAGGCTCGAAAGCAGAGCGGGCTACTCTATCGATTACTAAATAA
- a CDS encoding tetratricopeptide repeat protein, producing MSNIRIDQLRKAIEKNPENPLGHYGLANELFKSEQYEQAIAQINEYLKLKDDEGAVYRMMAECYMRIGDTEKAKDSYAKGIEAANRHGHPSMAEEFEESIEFLDE from the coding sequence ATGAGCAATATTAGGATCGACCAGCTAAGAAAAGCAATAGAAAAAAATCCAGAAAATCCCTTGGGACACTACGGACTTGCAAATGAGCTCTTTAAATCTGAGCAGTACGAACAAGCAATTGCGCAAATAAACGAATATTTAAAGCTAAAAGACGATGAGGGTGCGGTATACCGTATGATGGCTGAGTGCTATATGCGAATTGGGGATACCGAAAAAGCAAAAGACTCTTACGCTAAAGGTATAGAAGCCGCCAACCGTCATGGCCACCCAAGCATGGCGGAGGAGTTTGAAGAGTCTATTGAATTTCTAGATGAGTAA
- a CDS encoding LuxR C-terminal-related transcriptional regulator has product MEKLDKEGEKIKVLSDKEKKVLGLIIDGFSNSAIAKELSISVKTVETHRANIMKKLEIHNLVDLVKFSMRHGLA; this is encoded by the coding sequence TTGGAAAAACTAGACAAGGAAGGGGAAAAAATTAAAGTTCTTAGCGATAAGGAGAAAAAAGTTCTTGGCTTGATAATAGATGGTTTTAGTAACAGCGCAATTGCAAAGGAATTATCAATAAGTGTGAAAACTGTCGAGACTCACAGGGCCAATATCATGAAAAAACTTGAGATTCACAACCTTGTTGATCTAGTTAAGTTTTCTATGAGGCATGGACTGGCATAG
- a CDS encoding LuxR C-terminal-related transcriptional regulator, whose amino-acid sequence MEVFITEQLAINKSSTNLTPAIPSFTRRELEIIQLVVSGQKNREIGDKLFISEKTVKHHLTKIFRKLNINRRVQLKGLI is encoded by the coding sequence ATGGAAGTATTTATTACCGAGCAGTTGGCTATTAATAAAAGCTCTACAAATTTAACTCCTGCAATTCCTTCCTTCACCAGAAGAGAGCTTGAGATAATACAGCTAGTAGTAAGTGGTCAAAAGAACAGAGAAATTGGTGATAAGCTCTTTATCAGTGAAAAGACAGTAAAACATCACTTAACAAAAATATTCAGAAAGCTCAATATTAACAGGCGAGTTCAACTCAAAGGTTTAATATAG
- a CDS encoding sorbosone dehydrogenase family protein gives MPEGFVIEEYAKDLGSPRFMALSPDQGLFVTIIGEGTVVALSEKNGTVISNKVVAKGLKRPHGIAFHDGYLYIGETNQIVRFKYNGLNNDLGEKEILVPDLPTKGHFTRTVSFGPDGKMYVSIGSSCNVCIEDERRATIMRFDPDGKNGEIFARGLRNSVGIAWHPVTGELWATDNGRDWLGDNLPPDEVNIVSENKDYGWPYCYGDKIPDPDYGNPNRCQSTIAPVVEIQAHSAPLGLSFYEGEMFPEEYSGDLFVAYHGSWNRSIPTGYKVVRIKMKDGKPIETLDFAAGWLTATKKYGRPVDILVGKKGELYVSDDLEGIIYKISYNKQ, from the coding sequence GTGCCCGAAGGATTTGTTATTGAGGAATATGCTAAAGATTTAGGCTCGCCCAGGTTTATGGCACTTAGTCCGGACCAAGGACTGTTTGTAACAATTATTGGGGAAGGCACTGTTGTAGCACTTTCAGAGAAGAACGGCACAGTTATAAGCAATAAAGTTGTTGCTAAAGGACTAAAACGCCCACATGGAATCGCATTTCATGATGGATACCTATATATAGGTGAGACAAATCAAATCGTTAGGTTTAAATATAATGGTTTAAACAATGACTTAGGTGAAAAAGAAATTCTTGTCCCCGATCTGCCGACAAAGGGGCACTTTACTAGAACAGTATCTTTTGGGCCTGATGGGAAAATGTACGTCTCAATCGGCTCTTCTTGCAATGTGTGTATTGAAGACGAGAGAAGAGCAACTATAATGAGGTTTGATCCTGACGGCAAAAATGGAGAGATTTTTGCCAGGGGGCTTAGAAACTCTGTTGGAATTGCATGGCATCCCGTAACCGGTGAGCTCTGGGCAACTGACAATGGGAGAGACTGGCTCGGTGATAATCTTCCTCCTGATGAAGTAAATATAGTTAGTGAAAACAAAGATTATGGCTGGCCATATTGCTACGGCGATAAAATTCCTGATCCTGATTATGGTAACCCTAACAGGTGTCAGAGCACGATAGCTCCAGTGGTTGAAATTCAAGCACACTCAGCTCCACTAGGTCTATCATTTTATGAAGGCGAAATGTTTCCTGAAGAATATAGCGGTGATTTATTTGTGGCATATCACGGATCTTGGAACCGCTCTATTCCAACGGGATATAAAGTTGTTAGGATAAAGATGAAAGATGGCAAGCCTATAGAAACATTGGATTTTGCTGCCGGATGGCTCACTGCGACTAAAAAATATGGAAGGCCTGTTGATATTCTTGTGGGCAAAAAGGGTGAGCTATACGTATCAGATGACTTAGAGGGTATTATTTATAAAATCTCATACAACAAACAGTGA
- the lipB gene encoding lipoyl(octanoyl) transferase LipB, which produces MNTLNVYKIGLVAYKDALDLQMRLIEKRKNGEIGDTLLLLEHPPTFTIGRKGDKGHLLINEKYLSERGIHFEEISRGGDITFHGPGQVVGYPILDLNSKGRDLHKYLRGLEEFIVSVLAGYEIEANRIEGLTGVWVDGHKIASIGVGVKRWITYHGFALNVNTDLSYFDMIVPCGIPDVKMTSVSGWLGRDEVAVEDIEESIIKEFIKTFNFDNARVLTTFDSTTENLLENDLLFNLDAESEKDKDLLI; this is translated from the coding sequence AGCATATAAAGATGCACTTGATCTTCAAATGCGGCTTATCGAGAAAAGAAAAAATGGGGAAATAGGTGATACCCTTTTATTACTTGAGCACCCGCCAACTTTCACCATAGGACGCAAAGGCGATAAAGGACATCTTTTAATCAATGAGAAGTATCTTTCAGAGAGGGGCATACACTTTGAAGAGATAAGTAGAGGCGGAGATATTACCTTTCATGGTCCGGGTCAGGTTGTTGGCTACCCAATATTGGACTTAAACTCTAAGGGCCGTGATCTTCATAAGTATTTAAGGGGTCTTGAGGAGTTTATTGTTTCAGTACTCGCAGGATATGAAATAGAGGCTAACCGAATTGAAGGTCTAACGGGCGTGTGGGTTGATGGGCATAAGATCGCATCAATAGGCGTAGGAGTTAAAAGATGGATTACCTATCATGGATTTGCCCTGAACGTAAATACAGATCTCTCTTATTTTGATATGATTGTTCCATGCGGTATCCCTGATGTAAAAATGACTTCAGTATCCGGCTGGCTAGGTAGGGATGAAGTAGCGGTTGAAGATATTGAGGAATCGATTATAAAAGAGTTTATAAAGACTTTTAATTTCGATAACGCCAGAGTTTTAACTACTTTTGACAGCACTACAGAGAATTTGCTCGAGAATGACCTGCTTTTTAATCTGGATGCTGAATCTGAGAAAGATAAAGACCTTCTTATCTAG